In a genomic window of Asticcacaulis sp.:
- a CDS encoding oligosaccharide flippase family protein: protein MTKAHHRPLSERTAHAGIWTVGGKLFAKSLDFISLLVLARFLGPGEFGVVAMAMTAVQIVEALCEMPLGAVLMSIEKPSESMYDTAFTMAVIRSVVTISVLAALSVPLSIFYHEPRLIALQCALAFAPAMRGLVSQRLVEFTRMLDFRRDVALEVFGKIGALIIATTLAVTTGSYWAIAIGTISTTAVMMAVSYLFAPQRLRFTLVHWRMFADMVGWNAAGQVVSAINWQTDKVVLPRFVDTMTFGRFTSADNLIAVPVQAIIVPISRPLFAAFMSVRDTGGIERIYLKASIGIFSLVGPILMMIAFLSHPIIHLILGPRWEETAIILTWLAFAAIALLPTVVLPSLAMAINKTRMAFIRNLAEFSVKVPLILIGAWMFHLQGVLVGHAISSVLVFFSCLVIVKILIGLPVRTQLISLLRPAVAMAPAGLFLYVMAKEVFVPGDPLLYTALSLAWVCASAEIIFVTTNLLLWKLAGCPEGCESLAIRIVKKTLRIR, encoded by the coding sequence ATGACCAAGGCCCATCATCGTCCCTTATCGGAACGCACCGCTCACGCCGGCATATGGACCGTTGGCGGTAAGCTGTTCGCCAAATCGCTTGACTTCATTTCCCTGCTTGTCCTGGCCCGTTTCCTCGGCCCCGGTGAATTCGGCGTGGTGGCCATGGCGATGACCGCGGTGCAAATTGTGGAGGCCCTGTGTGAAATGCCGCTTGGCGCCGTCCTCATGAGCATCGAGAAACCGAGTGAAAGCATGTATGATACGGCATTCACCATGGCCGTCATCCGTTCCGTCGTGACCATCAGCGTACTGGCCGCCCTGTCTGTGCCGCTCTCGATCTTTTACCATGAGCCCCGTTTGATCGCGCTGCAATGCGCCCTGGCCTTCGCACCAGCCATGCGTGGCCTGGTCAGCCAGCGCCTGGTTGAATTCACGCGGATGCTTGATTTCCGACGCGACGTCGCCCTGGAAGTCTTCGGCAAGATCGGCGCCCTCATCATAGCCACAACACTCGCCGTCACCACGGGCAGTTACTGGGCCATCGCCATCGGCACGATTTCAACAACCGCCGTCATGATGGCCGTTTCCTACCTGTTCGCGCCGCAACGTCTGCGGTTCACGCTGGTCCACTGGCGCATGTTCGCCGACATGGTCGGCTGGAACGCCGCCGGCCAAGTGGTTTCCGCCATCAACTGGCAAACCGACAAGGTCGTATTGCCGCGCTTTGTTGACACCATGACCTTCGGACGATTTACCTCCGCCGACAATCTGATCGCCGTTCCGGTGCAGGCGATTATTGTACCCATCTCCCGCCCCCTGTTTGCCGCCTTTATGTCGGTACGGGACACAGGTGGCATAGAGCGCATATATCTCAAGGCGTCGATCGGCATATTTTCATTGGTCGGTCCGATTCTAATGATGATCGCGTTCCTGTCGCATCCGATCATCCACCTGATTCTCGGCCCCCGGTGGGAAGAGACCGCCATCATACTGACCTGGCTGGCTTTCGCCGCCATCGCCCTGCTGCCCACCGTGGTCCTGCCATCTCTGGCCATGGCCATAAACAAAACCCGGATGGCTTTTATACGTAATCTGGCTGAATTTTCGGTCAAGGTTCCCCTGATTCTGATTGGGGCCTGGATGTTCCATCTTCAGGGCGTCCTGGTGGGTCACGCCATCTCGTCGGTGCTGGTGTTCTTTTCGTGTCTGGTCATCGTCAAAATTCTGATCGGCCTGCCGGTCAGGACGCAACTGATCAGCCTCTTGCGGCCGGCTGTCGCCATGGCGCCCGCCGGTCTTTTCCTCTATGTCATGGCAAAAGAGGTATTCGTCCCCGGCGACCCGCTTTTGTACACGGCTCTCAGCCTCGCCTGGGTCTGTGCGTCCGCGGAAATCATTTTCGTCACCACGAACCTGCTGCTCTGGAAGTTGGCCGGGTGCCCGGAAGGCTGCGAAAGCCTCGCCATCAGAATTGTCAAGAAAACGCTGCGGATACGATAG
- a CDS encoding glycosyltransferase family 2 protein → MKFSIIIANYNYERYVGKAIDSALAVRWPDVEVIVVDDGSKDQSRQVIAAYGNRVLPVFQENAGQLTACNVGFAKATGDWIIFLDADDLIDPSIAEEVASVCTPRTSKVQFQMERIDGDGQPTGSRFPIYEPVPTPEKISDWAVRLSTYPTPPGSGNVYARAYLDRIFPLDDACGNFSDSALVTAAPFFGDVVTVDKPLVKYRVHGGNDSNLFAKEGLFAREVARGHAKFLYAQRIAKTTGIEIPDANFRQSLHVLQHRIPSVTLSPQLHPLPWDSKYQLLKDTIRSTISFDAMAPKRRLVLLVWSLLTLMAPKPIARKLIQKRFSH, encoded by the coding sequence GTGAAGTTCAGCATCATAATTGCGAATTACAATTACGAACGCTATGTCGGCAAAGCCATAGACAGCGCGCTTGCCGTGCGCTGGCCCGATGTCGAAGTCATCGTGGTCGATGACGGCTCCAAGGACCAGTCCAGGCAGGTTATCGCTGCCTATGGCAATCGCGTTCTCCCCGTCTTTCAGGAAAATGCCGGCCAGCTCACCGCCTGCAATGTCGGCTTCGCCAAAGCCACCGGTGACTGGATTATCTTCCTCGATGCCGACGACCTGATCGATCCTTCGATTGCCGAGGAGGTGGCAAGCGTCTGCACGCCACGCACCAGCAAGGTGCAGTTCCAGATGGAGCGCATTGACGGTGACGGACAGCCGACCGGTTCGCGCTTCCCCATTTACGAACCCGTGCCGACACCGGAAAAAATAAGCGACTGGGCCGTCCGTCTGTCGACCTATCCGACGCCGCCCGGTTCGGGAAATGTGTATGCCCGCGCTTATCTTGACCGGATTTTCCCGCTCGATGATGCCTGCGGTAATTTTTCCGATTCAGCCCTGGTGACGGCAGCGCCCTTTTTCGGCGATGTCGTGACGGTTGACAAGCCCCTGGTGAAATACCGCGTCCACGGCGGCAATGACAGCAACCTGTTCGCCAAAGAGGGCCTGTTTGCGCGCGAAGTGGCCCGCGGGCACGCGAAATTCCTCTACGCGCAACGCATTGCCAAGACAACCGGCATCGAGATACCCGACGCCAACTTCCGCCAAAGCCTGCATGTCCTGCAGCATCGGATCCCTTCGGTGACGCTCAGCCCGCAATTGCATCCCCTGCCCTGGGACAGCAAATACCAGCTTCTGAAGGACACGATCCGGTCGACCATCAGCTTTGATGCCATGGCGCCCAAACGCCGGCTGGTTCTGCTCGTCTGGAGCCTGCTGACCCTTATGGCGCCCAAACCGATTGCCAGAAAGCTGATTCAGAAGCGTTTCAGCCATTAG
- a CDS encoding aldehyde dehydrogenase family protein produces the protein MPTRRAPRWRRKSCRGRRASATNCASWGAASSPVFHRGTSRWPSSLGQITAALVTGNAVVAKPAPQTPLIAHLAIQLAHKAGIPADVLHFLPGGIEVGDAIISHTGINGVAFTGSMPTARTIARNLLKDDNRPIVPLIAETGGLNAMIVDSSALPEQVVADVVTSAFRSAGQRCSALRLLVVQEDIADGLIRLLTGAMDTLVLGDPANIRTDVGPVIDASARDRLEAYRQSMKANWIHALENPALSGTFLPPTLIRLEKIEDLTSEWFGPVLHIVTWKAGELENVVARINAQGYGLTMGLHSRIKATADAVSDLARVGNLYVNRSMIGAVVGSQPFGGEGLSGTGPKAGGPHFLMRFVSERTISTDTTSAGGNATLLSLAETDI, from the coding sequence ATGCCAACCAGGCGCGCACCTCGCTGGCGCCGGAAATCCTGCCGGGGCCGACGGGCGAGCGCAACGAACTGCGCCTCGTGGGGCGCGGCGTCTTCGCCTGTATTTCACCGTGGAACTTCCCGCTGGCCATCTTCCCTGGGTCAGATCACCGCCGCGCTCGTCACCGGCAATGCCGTGGTCGCCAAGCCCGCGCCGCAGACGCCGCTGATCGCGCATCTGGCCATTCAACTGGCGCACAAGGCCGGCATCCCGGCCGATGTCCTGCACTTCCTGCCGGGCGGTATCGAGGTCGGCGACGCGATCATCTCCCACACCGGTATCAATGGCGTGGCCTTCACCGGCTCGATGCCGACGGCGCGGACCATCGCCCGCAACCTGCTTAAGGATGACAACCGCCCGATCGTGCCGCTGATCGCCGAAACTGGCGGTCTGAACGCCATGATCGTCGATTCCTCGGCCCTGCCGGAGCAGGTGGTGGCTGATGTGGTCACCTCGGCTTTCCGCAGCGCCGGCCAGCGCTGTTCGGCCCTGCGTCTTCTGGTGGTTCAGGAGGATATCGCCGACGGCCTGATCCGTCTCCTGACCGGCGCGATGGATACGCTGGTGCTCGGCGATCCGGCCAATATCCGCACTGATGTGGGGCCGGTGATCGACGCTAGCGCCCGCGACAGGCTGGAAGCCTACCGCCAGTCGATGAAGGCCAACTGGATTCACGCCCTGGAAAATCCCGCCCTTTCCGGCACATTCCTGCCGCCGACCCTCATCCGTCTGGAAAAAATCGAAGACCTGACCAGCGAATGGTTCGGGCCGGTGCTGCATATCGTCACCTGGAAGGCCGGCGAACTGGAGAATGTGGTCGCTCGCATCAATGCCCAGGGCTACGGCCTGACCATGGGCCTGCATTCCCGCATCAAGGCCACGGCCGATGCGGTCAGCGACCTGGCGCGGGTTGGCAATCTCTATGTCAACCGCTCGATGATCGGCGCGGTGGTCGGCTCCCAGCCGTTTGGCGGCGAGGGCCTTTCCGGCACCGGCCCCAAGGCGGGCGGCCCGCACTTCCTGATGCGCTTTGTCAGTGAGCGGACGATCTCTACCGATACGACTTCGGCCGGCGGCAATGCGACTCTGCTGTCACTGGCCGAGACGGACATCTGA
- a CDS encoding FGGY family carbohydrate kinase: protein MSRYVLALDQGTTSSRAIIVDGGGHILKIAQKEFRQIFPQGGWVEHDAREIWSTQMGVAQEALTAAGLRASDIAAIGITNQRETTVIWDRATGQPIHNAIVWQDRRTAAICDDLIREGHEPLFEAEDRPAPRCLFQRHQDQMAARSCTGGAGKGRTRRTGLRHH, encoded by the coding sequence TTGAGCCGGTATGTCCTGGCCCTCGATCAGGGCACGACCTCCAGCCGGGCCATCATCGTCGATGGCGGCGGCCATATCCTGAAAATCGCCCAAAAGGAATTTCGTCAGATATTCCCGCAAGGCGGCTGGGTCGAGCACGATGCGCGCGAGATATGGAGCACCCAGATGGGGGTGGCGCAGGAGGCGCTGACGGCTGCCGGCCTGCGTGCTTCCGATATCGCCGCCATCGGCATTACCAACCAGCGCGAAACGACCGTTATCTGGGACCGTGCCACCGGCCAGCCCATCCACAATGCTATCGTCTGGCAGGACCGGCGCACGGCGGCCATCTGCGATGACCTGATCAGGGAGGGGCATGAGCCCCTGTTTGAGGCCGAGGACCGGCCTGCGCCTCGATGCCTATTTCAGCGGCACCAAGATCAAATGGCTGCTCGATCATGTACCGGAGGCGCAGGGAAGGGCAGAACGCGGCGAACTGGCCTTCGGCACCATTGA
- a CDS encoding carboxylesterase family protein, with translation MWNRRRILGSGMAAAGAFGLVPAVKAETVSRSTVTIGPEVVVEIADGRLRGGHSRGALAFKGVPYAGSVTGAARFREAPPVVPWSGVRDATHLGAPSLQKAKSTYGEQEPAYAEDCLVLNVWTPALNDGKKRPVMFYCHGGGFATGSAGSTAQDGARLAATYDVVVVATNHRLGLLAYLYLGEIGGSDWATSGNQGMLDIVAGLRWVKANIAAFGGDPDNVLIFGESGGGFKVGTLLAMPAAKGLFHKASIQSGAALTRMPKAMATETALRVLKGLNIAPADLHKLADIPAEQILAVQLAAEEGRGPMTLPSDGSAPAPRDGRLHKAGYWVPGGYGPVVDGTVLPADPFDPVASPLMADVPLIVGHNRDEATFFNMGRPDTFTLDEAGLKARLATEFGDDADKLLTVYRATYPQATPTDLYIAIASARWFGADSATTADRKSAQAAPVYQYRYDYASNFPIAGTTVTLKAGHATEIASLFLNTDQPGAEGNAPGLAEASRNMSAFWASFARTGKPQAPGQPDWPRYTTTDRPVMLINTACRVENDPEGAARQVWQEEVAD, from the coding sequence ATGTGGAACCGGCGTCGGATATTGGGCAGCGGCATGGCGGCGGCAGGGGCATTCGGTCTGGTGCCGGCGGTAAAGGCGGAGACGGTTTCCCGCTCCACGGTAACCATCGGGCCGGAGGTCGTGGTCGAGATTGCTGATGGCCGTCTGCGCGGCGGGCACAGCCGGGGCGCCCTGGCCTTCAAGGGGGTTCCCTATGCGGGATCGGTGACAGGTGCGGCGCGATTCCGTGAAGCGCCGCCGGTCGTGCCGTGGTCGGGCGTGCGTGACGCGACGCATCTGGGCGCACCGTCATTGCAGAAAGCGAAATCGACCTATGGCGAGCAGGAGCCGGCCTATGCCGAGGATTGCCTGGTGCTCAATGTCTGGACCCCGGCGCTGAATGACGGCAAAAAACGCCCTGTCATGTTCTATTGCCACGGCGGCGGGTTCGCCACAGGCTCGGCGGGTTCGACGGCACAGGATGGCGCGCGCCTGGCAGCCACCTATGATGTGGTGGTGGTCGCCACCAATCACCGGCTGGGGCTTCTGGCCTATCTCTATCTCGGCGAGATCGGCGGGTCGGACTGGGCCACCTCCGGCAATCAGGGGATGCTCGATATCGTGGCCGGCCTGCGCTGGGTGAAGGCCAATATCGCGGCCTTCGGTGGCGATCCGGACAATGTGCTGATCTTCGGTGAATCCGGCGGTGGTTTCAAGGTCGGCACCCTGCTGGCCATGCCGGCGGCGAAGGGACTGTTCCACAAGGCCAGCATCCAGAGCGGCGCGGCCCTGACCCGAATGCCGAAGGCGATGGCGACCGAAACCGCGCTCAGGGTGCTCAAGGGGCTGAATATCGCGCCTGCCGACCTGCATAAACTGGCCGATATCCCGGCGGAACAGATTTTGGCCGTTCAACTGGCGGCGGAAGAAGGGCGGGGACCAATGACCCTGCCGTCCGATGGTTCGGCGCCTGCGCCGCGTGATGGCCGGCTGCACAAGGCGGGCTATTGGGTGCCGGGCGGCTACGGTCCCGTGGTCGACGGCACGGTCCTGCCGGCCGATCCGTTCGATCCGGTGGCCTCGCCCCTGATGGCTGATGTGCCGCTGATCGTCGGGCATAACCGCGACGAGGCGACCTTCTTCAATATGGGCCGACCCGATACTTTCACGCTCGATGAGGCCGGGCTGAAGGCGCGCCTGGCCACGGAATTCGGCGATGATGCCGACAAGCTGCTGACCGTCTATCGCGCCACCTATCCGCAGGCGACGCCGACCGATCTCTATATCGCCATCGCCTCGGCGCGCTGGTTCGGCGCGGATTCCGCCACGACAGCGGATCGCAAGTCCGCGCAGGCCGCGCCGGTCTATCAGTACCGCTATGACTACGCGTCGAATTTTCCGATCGCGGGCACGACCGTTACGCTTAAGGCCGGCCACGCCACCGAGATTGCCTCCCTTTTCCTCAATACCGACCAGCCGGGCGCGGAGGGCAATGCGCCCGGTCTGGCGGAAGCTTCCAGAAACATGAGCGCCTTTTGGGCCAGCTTCGCCCGCACTGGCAAGCCACAGGCGCCGGGCCAACCGGACTGGCCGCGCTATACCACAACAGACCGGCCGGTCATGCTGATCAATACCGCCTGCCGCGTTGAAAACGATCCCGAAGGCGCGGCGCGTCAGGTCTGGCAGGAAGAGGTCGCGGATTGA